One Streptomyces sp. NBC_01237 genomic region harbors:
- a CDS encoding ferritin-like domain-containing protein, whose amino-acid sequence MLSAKSLFEEILDDDESFRLFCSIAASGESQGGWENARIAALVPASQRDLAPKIVRHGADEDKHGRIFNALLKKRGLPPVEVPSETDYTMLLEGHGIGLAHFRLSGEEPLSERDIITYLAHSRVTEQRASEQMRLLRKHFADHPDLGRAVKMISNDEDNHLAYCHEELLRFARAGHGRRIQRVLRECALAEIRVYRDVSLAVMAHMGALLHWSRARAAVLAAGIHAMYAYERLVGWRRMVSLAQPERRDPLGGPAVQEAEYA is encoded by the coding sequence ATGCTCTCGGCAAAAAGCCTGTTCGAGGAGATCCTCGACGACGACGAATCGTTCCGGCTCTTCTGCTCCATCGCCGCCAGCGGGGAGTCCCAGGGCGGCTGGGAGAACGCCCGGATCGCCGCGCTCGTTCCCGCGAGTCAGCGCGACCTCGCCCCCAAGATCGTCCGGCACGGGGCCGACGAGGACAAGCACGGCCGGATCTTCAACGCGCTCCTGAAGAAGCGCGGACTGCCGCCCGTCGAGGTCCCCTCGGAGACCGACTACACGATGCTGCTCGAAGGGCACGGCATCGGCCTGGCACATTTCCGGCTCAGCGGCGAGGAGCCGCTCTCGGAGCGCGACATCATCACCTACCTGGCTCACAGCCGGGTCACCGAGCAGCGCGCCTCCGAGCAGATGCGGCTCCTGCGCAAGCACTTCGCCGACCATCCCGACCTCGGCCGCGCGGTGAAGATGATCTCCAACGACGAGGACAACCACCTCGCGTACTGCCACGAGGAACTGCTCCGCTTCGCCCGCGCCGGACACGGCCGCAGGATCCAGCGCGTCCTGCGCGAGTGCGCCCTGGCCGAGATCCGGGTCTACCGCGATGTCAGCCTGGCCGTGATGGCACACATGGGGGCGCTGCTGCACTGGTCCCGGGCCAGGGCGGCCGTCCTGGCGGCGGGCATCCACGCGATGTACGCGTACGAGCGCCTCGTCGGCTGGCGGCGCATGGTGAGCCTGGCGCAGCCGGAGCGGCGTGACCCGCTGGGCGGCCCGGCGGTCCAGGAGGCCGAGTACGCGTGA
- a CDS encoding LLM class F420-dependent oxidoreductase translates to MRLGINLGYWGAGMDSDNLAVAQEADRLGYDVCWAAEAYGSDAPTVLSWVAAQTESIDVGSAIMQIPARQPAMTAMTAATLDSLSGGRFRLGLGVSGPQVSEGWYGVKFDKPLARTREYVEIVRKAMSRERLSYEGQHWTLPLPDGPGKPIKLTVHPQREHIPLYIAAIGPKNLEQTGEIADGALLIFPSADHLEDTAVTYLRAGREKAGKTMDGFDVCPTLPLAVGDDVNGLADMFRPYTALYVGGMGSRKQNFYNQLAQRMGYEKEAAEIQDKYLSGDKNGAAAAVPHRLIDQTTLLGPVERIAERMQAYAAAGVTTLTLAPAGFTLDERIVALRAGTDALERSGLA, encoded by the coding sequence ATGCGGCTCGGCATCAATCTCGGTTACTGGGGCGCCGGCATGGACAGCGACAACCTCGCCGTCGCCCAGGAGGCCGACCGGCTCGGATACGACGTGTGCTGGGCGGCCGAGGCCTACGGCTCCGACGCACCGACCGTGCTGTCCTGGGTCGCCGCGCAGACGGAGTCCATCGACGTCGGCTCCGCGATCATGCAGATCCCGGCCCGCCAGCCCGCCATGACGGCGATGACGGCGGCCACCCTCGACTCGCTCTCCGGGGGCCGTTTCCGCCTCGGTCTCGGGGTGTCCGGCCCGCAGGTCTCCGAGGGCTGGTACGGCGTCAAGTTCGACAAGCCGCTGGCCCGCACGCGCGAGTACGTCGAGATCGTCCGCAAGGCGATGTCCCGCGAGCGCCTCAGCTACGAGGGACAGCACTGGACGCTGCCGCTGCCGGACGGTCCGGGCAAGCCGATCAAGCTCACCGTCCACCCGCAGCGCGAGCACATCCCGCTCTACATCGCGGCCATCGGGCCCAAGAACCTGGAGCAGACCGGCGAGATCGCCGACGGCGCCCTGCTGATCTTCCCGTCCGCCGACCACCTGGAGGACACCGCGGTGACGTACCTGCGGGCGGGCCGTGAGAAGGCCGGGAAGACCATGGACGGCTTCGACGTGTGCCCCACCCTGCCGCTGGCCGTCGGCGACGACGTCAACGGCCTGGCCGACATGTTCCGCCCGTACACCGCGCTGTACGTCGGTGGCATGGGCAGCCGCAAGCAGAACTTCTACAACCAGCTCGCCCAGCGCATGGGCTACGAGAAGGAAGCGGCCGAGATCCAGGACAAGTACCTCTCCGGCGACAAGAACGGCGCCGCCGCCGCCGTACCGCACCGGCTCATCGACCAGACCACGCTGCTCGGCCCGGTGGAGCGGATCGCCGAGCGGATGCAGGCCTACGCCGCCGCCGGAGTCACCACCCTCACCCTCGCCCCGGCGGGCTTCACGCTCGACGAGCGGATCGTCGCCCTGCGCGCCGGTACGGACGCCCTGGAGCGCTCCGGCCTCGCGTAG
- a CDS encoding aldo/keto reductase produces the protein MEQRHLGRTGLRVSRIGLGTLTWGRDTDEHDAADQLKAFWDAGGTLVDTADVYGGGEAEYLLGQLVDSLVPRQDLVIATKAGSVADPYRRFNGSRGHLLAALDASLERLGTDYVDLWQVHAFDPETPMEETLQALDLAVSSGRVRYAGVSNFCGWQLAKAATWQLAAPGVRTRLASTQMEYSLLQRGVEREVLPAALDLGMGLLPSSPLGRGVLTGKYRLGTPSGSRGASEQLAPFVEPYLDDPASRIVDAVATAADGLATTALQVALAWVRDRPGVTAPIVGARNARQLREALSVEALSLPDEICQALDDVSAPVHRYPDQDWSTL, from the coding sequence ATGGAGCAGAGGCATCTCGGCCGTACCGGCCTACGCGTGTCCCGGATCGGGCTCGGCACCCTCACCTGGGGCCGGGACACCGACGAACACGACGCCGCCGACCAGCTGAAGGCCTTCTGGGACGCGGGCGGCACCCTGGTCGACACCGCCGATGTGTACGGGGGCGGGGAGGCCGAGTATCTGCTCGGGCAGCTCGTGGACAGCCTCGTGCCGCGCCAGGACCTGGTCATCGCCACGAAGGCGGGCAGCGTCGCCGACCCGTACCGCCGCTTCAACGGGTCGCGCGGACATCTGCTGGCCGCGCTCGACGCGTCCCTGGAACGGCTCGGCACGGACTACGTGGACCTGTGGCAGGTTCACGCGTTCGATCCGGAGACCCCGATGGAGGAGACCCTCCAGGCGCTGGACCTGGCGGTCTCGTCCGGCCGCGTCCGGTACGCGGGCGTGTCGAACTTCTGCGGCTGGCAGCTGGCCAAGGCGGCCACCTGGCAGCTCGCCGCCCCCGGCGTACGCACCCGGCTGGCCAGCACACAGATGGAGTACTCGCTGCTCCAGCGCGGCGTCGAGCGGGAGGTGCTGCCGGCCGCGCTCGACCTCGGCATGGGGCTGCTGCCCTCGTCGCCGCTGGGCCGCGGTGTGCTGACCGGCAAGTACCGCCTGGGCACCCCGTCCGGTTCCCGGGGCGCGTCCGAGCAGCTGGCCCCCTTCGTGGAGCCCTATCTCGACGACCCGGCGAGCAGGATCGTGGACGCGGTGGCGACCGCGGCGGACGGCCTGGCCACGACGGCCCTCCAGGTGGCGCTCGCCTGGGTCCGCGACCGGCCGGGCGTGACCGCCCCGATCGTCGGCGCGCGCAACGCGCGGCAGCTCAGGGAGGCTTTGTCAGTGGAGGCGCTTAGTCTTCCTGACGAGATCTGCCAGGCGCTCGACGATGTGTCGGCGCCCGTGCACCGCTATCCCGACCAGGACTGGAGCACGCTGTGA